In the Profundibacter amoris genome, AGTGCCAGCCCCGCCTCGTCCGGTTTTTCGACGAAATAGCCGCCAACCTCCCAGATACCCGAGCCATCTTCGACCTCGAACACCCCGACGCCCGTGGGTTCGGGCACCAGCCGCTCCAGCGCCTCGCCCAGCGCCTCGGCCGGTTGCGGCCCGTTTAATGTGGTCAGGGCTGTAAATGTGGGCATGGGGTTCTCCGAAAATAATTCTGTTGCGCAAGTAGGCCCTGCCCACAGCCGGGTCAAGCCCGTAGGGCGGGGTTCACCCCGCAACCACGCCAATCGGGCAACTGACCCCTGTGCCGCCAATGCCGCAATACCCCGCAGGGTTCTTGGCCAGATATTGCTGGTGGTAATCCTCGGCATAATAAAATTCCGGCGCCAGCAGGATTTCGGTTGAAACCGCCCCGTACCCTGCCTCTTCCAGTCTGGGCGCAAAGGCGATGCGGCTGGCTTCGGCCTGTGCCAGCTGTTCGCCGGTATAGGTATAGACACCCGACCGATACTGCGTGCCGCGATCATTGCCCTGCCGCATGCCCTGGGTCGGATCGTGCCCCTCCCAAAAGGTTTTCAGCAGGGTTTCATAACTGACCACCGCCGGATCAAATATAATCCGAACCACTTCGTTATGGCCGGTACGGCCGCTGCAAACCTCGTCATAGGTCGGATTTGGCGTATAGCCCCCCGCATAGCCCACCATCGTCAGCCAGACACCTTCGATCTGCCAGAATATCCGCTCTACCCCCCAGAAACAGCCCATGCCGAACATCGCCTGTTCCATGCCGTCGGGCACAGCGGATTTTAGTGGACGGGCCGTCAGGAAATGGGTTTCGGCGGTCGGG is a window encoding:
- the msrA gene encoding peptide-methionine (S)-S-oxide reductase MsrA — its product is MFSMLQKKSAMVAPEDALPGRPDPVPTAETHFLTARPLKSAVPDGMEQAMFGMGCFWGVERIFWQIEGVWLTMVGYAGGYTPNPTYDEVCSGRTGHNEVVRIIFDPAVVSYETLLKTFWEGHDPTQGMRQGNDRGTQYRSGVYTYTGEQLAQAEASRIAFAPRLEEAGYGAVSTEILLAPEFYYAEDYHQQYLAKNPAGYCGIGGTGVSCPIGVVAG